The proteins below are encoded in one region of Scophthalmus maximus strain ysfricsl-2021 chromosome 4, ASM2237912v1, whole genome shotgun sequence:
- the nucb2a gene encoding nucleobindin-2a: MSGILNKMCWSRTLRTSWVLLLLQLLCSEAVPISMDKTKVKEPESQPEEPPASVDTGLHYDRYLREVIDFLEKDQHFREKLHNTDMEDIKQGKLAKELDFVSHHVRTKLDELKRQEVNRLRTLIKAKQDIEGGNDIAVDHQALLKQFEYLNHMNPHTFEVDDLDRLIKSATKDLENYDKERHEDFKKYEMTKEHDRQEHLKTLDEEERRKEEEHYEEMKKKHADHPKVNHPGSQNQLKEVWEDADGLDPEDFDPKTFFKLHDANGDSFFDEQELEALFTKELEKIYDPTNEEDDMVEMEEERLRMREHVMNEVDSNKDRLVSLDEFLVATRKKEFLEPDSWETLEQNQAYTDEEMREFEEHLAQQEEDLNQKADDLHKQREELEKQQEQLNAQKIELQQAVDHMERLKSQKVEPPPEVHVEGNDIPEMHLVDNQLHPEQEAHEPAHHVPQDPQQEHYEQLNQDLAQHGLPQTHHDLPPGHQEVAQGQHNLP; this comes from the exons ATGTCCGGGATTCTAAATAAA ATGTGCTGGAGCCGGACCCTTCGCACCAGCTgggtcctgctgctgctccagctgctgtgTTCAGAGGCAGTGCCCATCAGTATGGACAAGACCAAAGTCAAAGAGCCGGAGAGCCAACCCGAGGAGCCCCCAGCTAGTGTG GACACTGGACTCCACTATGACCGCTACCTCAGGGAAGTCATTGATTTCCTAGAGAAGGATCAGCACTTCAGAGAAAAGCTCCACAACACAGACATGGAAGACATCAAG CAAGGCAAGCTTGCCAAAGAGCTGGACTTTGTCAGCCATCATGTCAGAACAAAACTGGATGAGCTGAAGAGGCAGGAGGTGAACCGACTACGAACCCTGATTAAGGCCAAACAAGACATTGAGGGAGGGAATG ATATTGCGGTGGACCACCAGGCTCTGCTGAAACAGTTTGAGTACTTGAACCACATGAACCCTCACACATTTGAAGTGGACGACCTCGATCGACTCATCAAATCG GCCACTAAGGATCTGGAGAACTACGACAAAGAACGACACGAGGATTTCAAGAAGTATGAAATGACGAAAGAGCACGACAGACAGGAACACCTGAAAACACTGgatgaggaggaaaggaggaaggaggaggagcactatgaggagatgaagaagaagcatGCTGACCACCCTAAAGTTAACCACCCA GGCAGCCAGAATCAGCTGAAGGAGGTGTGGGAGGATGCTGACGGGTTGGACCCTGAAGATTTTGACCCTAAGACCTTTTTCAAACTGCACG ATGCCAACGGAGACAGCTTCTTTGATGAACAGGAGCTGGAAGCATTGTTCACCAAAGAG TTGGAAAAAATCTATGATCCCACCAACGAAGAGGATGAtatggtggagatggaggaagagaggctACGTATGAGGGAACATGTAATGAACGAG GTGGATTCTAACAAAGACAGGCTGGTCTCTCTAGACGAGTTCCTGGTTGcaacaaggaaaaaagaattCTTGGAGCCCGATAGCTGGGAG ACCCTGGAGCAGAACCAGGCTTATACAGACGAAGAGATGAGGGAGTTTGAGGAGCACCTTGCGCAGCAGGAAGAGGACCTCAACCAGAAAGCTGATGACCTccacaaacagagagaagagctagaaaaacaacaggagcagCTCAACGCACAGAagatagagctgcaacag GCAGTCGATCACATGGAGCggctgaaatcacagaaagtAGAGCCCCCTCCTGAGGTTCACG TTGAAGGAAATGATATTCCAGAGATGCATCTAGTTGACAATCAGTTACATCCTGAGCAAGAGGCCCACGAGCCTGCACACCACGTTCCTCAAGATCCACAACAGGAACACTATGAACAACTCAATCAAGACCTGGCTCAGCACGGCCTCCCCCAGACGCACCACGATCTGCCACCGGGCCACCAGGAAGTTGCACAAGGCCAGCACAACCTGCCATAA